A stretch of the Phoenix dactylifera cultivar Barhee BC4 unplaced genomic scaffold, palm_55x_up_171113_PBpolish2nd_filt_p 000275F, whole genome shotgun sequence genome encodes the following:
- the LOC103696994 gene encoding transaldolase-like, protein MASISKLSKANLAAASFRSSSALRSEPKLSLNFRTGAPIRKRVSPLRLSIQRDRVERSSLVVRCSEQDGNGAPAKRTALHDLYEQQGQSPWYDNLCRPVTDLLPLIASGVRGVTSNPTIFQKAISSSSAYDEQFRQLVTAGKDIESIYWELVINDIQDACKLFEPIYEQTDGGDGYVSVEVSPRLANDTNGTIEAAKWLHKVVNRPNVYIKIPATAECVPSVKEVISNGISVNVTLIFSLSRYEAVIDAYLDGLESSGHDDLSRITSVASFFVSRVDTLIDKMLEEIGTPEALDLRGKAAVAQAALAYKLYQKKFSGPRWEALVKKGAKKQRLLWASTGVKNPAYPDTLYVDPLIGPDTVSTMPDQALQAFIDHGTVSRTIDSNLSEAEGIYSALGKLGIDWNKVGSQLEVEGVDSFRKSFDSLLVSLQKKCDSLKLVGL, encoded by the exons atgGCTTCGATTTCTAAGCTCTCAAAAGCTAACCTCGCCGCCGCTTCTTTCCGCTCCTCTTCCGCCCTCCGATCAGAGCCGAAACTCTCACTCAACTTCCGCACCGGGGCTCCGATTCGGAAGCGAGTCTCGCCTCTCCGCCTCTCGATTCAAAGAGATCGTGTGGAGAGGAGCTCATTGGT TGTGAGATGTTCCGAACAAGATGGAAATGGTGCTCCAGCAAAGAGAACAGCACTCCATGACCTTTATGAGCAACAAGGGCAATCTCCATGGTATGATAATCTTTGCCGCCCAGTAACAGATCTGCTTCCACTCATTGCGAGTGGAGTTCGAGGAGTTACTAGCAATCCTACG ATTTTCCAGAAAGCAATTTCATCATCCAGTGCCTACGATGAACAATTTAG GCAGCTTGTTACAGCTGGAAAAGACATAGAAAGCATTTACTGGGAGCTTGTTATAAACGATAttcaagatgcatgcaagctttttgaacctATTTATGAACAAACAGATGGCGGTGATGGTTATGTATCTGTTGAAGTCTCTCCTAGACTTGCAAATGATACCAATGGAACTATTGAAGCTGCAAAATGGTTGCACAAAGTGGTTAATCGTCCCAATGTCTACATAAAGATCCCAGCTACTGCAGAATGCGTTCCTTCAGTTAAAGAAGTAATCTCAAATGGTATAAGTGTCAATGTTACA CTGATCTTCTCACTATCAAGATATGAAGCAGTCATTGATGCTTATTTGGATGGCCTTGAGTCTTCTGGGCACGATGACCTATCTAGAATTACCAGTGTAGCTTCTTTTTTTGTCAGCCGTGTGGACACCCTTATAGATAAGATGCTTGAAGAAATTGGGACACCTGAAGCTCTTGATCTCCGAGGCAAG GCTGCAGTGGCTCAAGCTGCTTTGGCATATAAGCtctatcaaaagaaattttctgGTCCAAGATGGGAGGCCTTGGTAAAGAAAGGTGCTAAGAAGCAAAGATTGTTGTGGGCATCAACCGGTGTTAAGAATCCTGCGTATCCTGACACTCTGTATGTGGATCCTCTCATTGGACCTGACACG GTTTCCACCATGCCTGATCAAGCTCTGCAAGCCTTCATTGACCATGGCACCGTTTCAAGGACCATTGACTCAAATCTGTCAGAGGCTGAGGGTATCTATAGTGCGCTCGGGAAGTTGGGCATTGACTGGAACAAGGTTGGGTCTCAGCTTGAAGTTGAAGGTGTCGACTCCTTCAGGAAGAGTTTCGACAGCTTGCTTGTTAGCCTGCAAAAAAAGTGCGATTCCCTCAAGCTGGTCGGTCTGTAG
- the LOC103698642 gene encoding E3 ubiquitin-protein ligase At3g02290-like, with amino-acid sequence MLGGLNPSPVAFFTGMGAFCCCPCSEDFEEYAHPSNPMYRHCICLRYFFHQLFSGYSAMFQRLEVQTVASPVQAVTPLISTGIGTASADSSLSESYHLVPQPPSYDTDPRLSHSQRDGLVLRRDKSMSHLQEESQTRRRNGSSSAVEHLGSIKKWNSVETEEEKPSHSESEKNLYAKAYGTGYVIATSEDEDVCPTCLDEYTPENPKIVTNCSHHFHLSCIYEWMERSDSCPICGKVMEFCESP; translated from the exons GTATGGGAGCATTTTGCTGTTGTCCATGTTCAGAGGATTTCGAAGAATATGCCCATCCAAGCAATCCCATGTATAGGCACTGCATATGCTTAAGATACTTCTTTCATCAGCTGTTCAGTGGG TATAGCGCAATGTTTCAAAGATTGGAGGTGCAGACAGTTGCTTCCCCTGTTCAAGCAGTAACTCCATTGATATCAACAGGCATTGGAACCGCTTCAGCTGACAGTTCATTGTCTGAGAGCTACCACCTTGTCCCTCAACCTCCATCTTATGATACAGATCCTAGATTATCTCATTCCCAACGTGATGGGTTGGTCTTGAGGAGGGACAAGTCTATGAGCCACTTACAGGAAGAATCACAGACCCGTCGAAGAAATGGAAGTAGCTCTGCAGTGGAACATTTAGGTTCCATTAAAAAATGGAACAGTGTAGAAACTGAGGAAGAAAAGCCTAGCCATTCTGAATCAGAGAAAAATCTATATGCAAAAGCTTATGGTACTGGTTATGTGATAGCGACTTCAGAGGATGAAGATGTTTGCCCTACATGTCTTGATG AGTATACTCCTGAAAATCCAAAAATTGTGACAAATTGCTCTCATCATTTTCATCTGAGCTGTATATATGAATGGATGGAAAGAAGTGATAGTTGTCCAATTTGTGGCAAG GTGATGGAATTCTGCGAGAGTCcatga